From the genome of Vicia villosa cultivar HV-30 ecotype Madison, WI linkage group LG2, Vvil1.0, whole genome shotgun sequence, one region includes:
- the LOC131654104 gene encoding pleiotropic drug resistance protein 1-like, with protein MEGDIYRATNSLRARSSTVWRNSGVEVFSKSSREEDDEEALKWAALEKLPTYNRLRKGLLTASHGGAHEVDVSDIGFHEKQKLLERLVKVAEEDNERFLLKVKERVDRVGLDIPTIEVRYKNLKIDAEAFVGGRALPSFINAVTNVVESLLNVLHIVPSKKRHVAILKDVSGIIKPRRMTLLLGPPGSGKTTLLLALSGKLDPSLQLTGSVTYNGHGLNEFVPQRTAAYISQHDVHIGEMTVRETLAFSARCQGVGSRYDMLSELSRREKAANIKPDPDIDVYMKAIATEGQESSISTDYVLKILGLDICADTMVGDEMLRGISGGQRKRVTTGELLVGPANALFMDEISTGLDSSTTFQIVNSLRQYVHIMNGTAVISLLQPAPETYDLFDDIILISDGQVVYHGPREYVLDFFESMGFKCPDRKGVADFLQEVTSKKDQAQYWVRRDQPYRFVTVTQFAEAFQSFHIGRKLAEELSVPFDKTKSHPAALTTKEYGLNKKELLKANFSREYLLMKRNSFVYIFKLSQLFIMALISMTLFFRTEMHHDNQDDAGVYAGALFFTLMTIMFNGLSEISMTIAKLPVFYKQRDLLFYPSWAYAIPAWILKIPITLMEASLWVFLTYYVIGFDPNVGRLFKQFLAVIFLGQMASGLFRAIAALGRNMIVANTFGSFAILTFLALGGFILSKKDIKKWWIWGFWISPLMYGQNALMANEFLGHSWHNGTNDLGKQFLQTRGFFTHAYWYWIGIAGLAGFVFLFNVMFAVALAVLGPFDKPQATVPDDSEEDDSSNDRTVQEVELPRRESSRRGDSVTESSHGNKKGMVLPFEPHSITFDDIVYSVDMPAEMKEQGVSEDRLVLLKGVSGAFRPGVLTALMGVSGAGKTTLMDVLAGRKTGGYIDGDIKVSGYPKKQETFARISGYCEQNDIHSPHVTVYESLLYSAWLRLASGVDSKTRKMFIDQVMDLVELNPLRNSLVGLPGVSGLSTEQRKRLTIAVELVANPSIIFMDEPTSGLDARAAAIVMRTVRNTVDTGRTVVCTIHQPSIDIFEAFDELFLMKRGGQEIYVGPLGRHSVHLIKYFESINGVSKIKDGYNPATWMLEVTSTAQEYNLGVDFTDLYKNSDLYRRNKQLIQELGQPAPGSKDLHFATQFSQSFLVQCQACLWKQRWSYWRNPPYTAVRFFFTTFIALMFGTMFWDLGGKHETRQNLLNAVGSMYTAVLFLGIQNSSSVQPVVAVERTVFYREKAAGMYSALPYAISQILVEIPYIFAQTVVYGAIVYAMIGFDWTAEKFFWYLFFMFFTLLYFTFYGMMAVAVTPNHHVASIVAAAFYAVWNLFSGFVVARPSIPVWWRWYYWACPVAWTIYGLVASQFGDITTDMSTENGKTVKIFIEDFYGIKHDFIGESAIVVAGIAVLFALIFAVAIKSFNFQKR; from the exons ATGGAAGGGGATATATACAGAGCCACAAACAGTTTACGAGCTCGAAGCTCAACTGTATGGAGAAACAGTGGAGTTGAGGTTTTCTCTAAGTCATctcgtgaagaagatgatgaagaagctcTTAAATGGGCTGCTCTTGAAAAACTACCTACTTATAACCGTTTGAGGAAAGGTCTCTTGACTGCTTCTCATGGAGGTGCTCATGAAGTTGATGTTAGTGATATTGGATTTCATGAGAAGCAGAAGCTTCTAGAGAGGCTGGTTAAGGTTGCTGAAGAGGATAACGAAAGGTTTCTCTTGAAGGTCAAGGAAAGAGTTGATAG AGTTGGACTTGATATTCCGACAATTGAAGTTCGATATAAGAACCTGAAAATTGATGCTGAAGCTTTTGTGGGAGGTAGAGCTTTGCCCAGTTTCATTAATGCTGTAACTAATGTTGTAGAG AGTTTGTTGAATGTTCTTCATATAGTCCCAAGCAAAAAGAGACATGTGGCAATTCTTAAAGATGTTAGTGGAATCATTAAACCTCGTAGGATGACGCTACTCTTAGGTCCTCCTGGTTCAGGAAAGACTACTCTCCTTTTAGCCTTATCTGGAAAGCTTGATCCAAGTCTTCAG CTAACTGGGAGTGTGACTTACAATGGACATGGACTGAATGAGTTTGTACCTCAAAGAACTGCTGCCTATATCAGCCAGCATGATGTTCATATTGGAGAAATGACTGTCAGGGAAACCTTGGCTTTCTCAGCAAGGTGCCAAGGAGTTGGATCGCGTTACG ACATGTTATCTGAGCTATCTAGAAGAGAGAAGGCAGCAAATATCAAGCCTGATCCAGATATTGATGTTTACATGAAG GCAATTGCAACTGAAGGTCAGGAGTCAAGCATTTCAACAGATTATGTACTGAAG ATTTTGGGGTTGGATATATGTGCTGATACCATGGTGGGGGATGAAATGTTGCGTGGTATCTCTGGAGGACAAAGGAAGCGTGTCACTACAGGAGAGCTGTTGGTTGGACCAGCAAATGCTTTGTTCATGGATGAAATTTCTACCGGGCTTGACAGTTCCACAACTTTTCAGATTGTGAACTCTCTGAGGCAATATGTTCACATCATGAATGGAACTGCAGTTATATCACTGCTCCAGCCAGCACCTGAGACTTACGATCTTTTTGATGACATTATCTTAATCTCTGATGGCCAAGTTGTGTACCATGGCCCCCGCGAATATGTTCTCGACTTTTTTGAATCTATGGGTTTCAAATGTCCTGACAGGAAAGGTGTTGCTGACTTTCTTCAAGAAGTAACTTCTAAAAAGGATCAAGCACAGTACTGGGTGCGCAGAGACCAACCATACAGATTTGTAACTGTTACTCAATTCGCTGAGGCGTTTCAATCATTCCACATTGGTAGGAAACTTGCCGAGGAGCTTTCCGTTCCATTTGACAAGACAAAGAGCCATCCAGCTGCTTTGACCACCAAAGAGTACGGTCTTAACAAAAAGGAGCTCTTAAAGGCTAACTTCTCAAGAGAGTATTTGCTCATGAAAAGGAATTCATTTGTTTACATCTTCAAGCTATCTCAG CTTTTCATCATGGCGTTGATTTCAATGACACTGTTTTTTCGGACTGAAATGCATCATGATAATCAGGATGACGCGGGTGTTTATGCTGGTGCTTTATTTTTCACACTTATGACGATTATGTTTAATGGATTGTCTGAGATTTCTATGACCATCGCTAAGCTTCCTGTATTCTACAAGCAACGAGACCTCCTATTTTATCCCTCATGGGCATATGCTATTCCTGCGTGGATTCTCAAGATTCCCATTACGTTAATGGAAGCTTCTCTTTGGGTGTTTCTTACCTACTACGTTATTGGATTTGATCCAAATGTTGGGAG GTTGTTCAAGCAGTTCCTTGCAGTGATTTTCCTGGGTCAGATGGCTTCTGGATTGTTCCGAGCCATCGCAGCACTTGGTAGAAACATGATTGTTGCCAACACATTTGGTTCCTTTGCAATTCTCACATTTCTTGCATTGGGTGGCTTCATTCTCTCAAAAA AGGATATCAAGAAGTGGTGGATTTGGGGTTTCTGGATATCACCTTTGATGTATGGGCAAAATGCTCTGATGGCCAATGAATTTCTTGGACACAGCTGGCACAAT GGTACTAATGATTTGGGAAAACAATTTCTCCAAACCCGGGGGTTCTTCACACATGCATATTGGTACTGGATAGGCATCGCGGGATTGGCTGGATTTGTGTTCCTTTTCAACGTGATGTTTGCTGTGGCTCTCGCTGTACTAGGCCCATTTGATAAGCCTCAAGCAACTGTACCTGACGATTCAGAAGAAGATGATTCTTCTAATGATAGGACCGTACAAGAAGTTGAATTACCACGCAGAG AAAGTTCAAGAAGAGGAGATTCTGTTACAGAGTCCAGCCATGGAAACAAGAAAGGAATGGTTCTTCCATTTGAACCACATTCTATCACTTTTGATGATATTGTATACTCTGTTGATATGCCAGCG GAAATGAAGGAACAAGGTGTTTCAGAAGACAGATTAGTACTTTTGAAGGGTGTTAGTGGGGCATTCAGGCCTGGTGTTCTCACAGCTTTGATGGGTGTAAGTGGAGCTGGAAAGACAACTCTGATGGATGTTCTGGCTGGTAGGAAAACAGGTGGATATATTGATGGAGACATCAAGGTTTCTGGTTACCCGAAAAAGCAGGAAACATTTGCTAGAATCTCTGGCTACTGTGAGCAGAACGATATCCATTCACCTCATGTAACAGTTTATGAGTCCCTGCTTTACTCAGCATGGCTTCGTTTAGCTTCAGGAGTTGATTCCAAGACCAGAAAG ATGTTTATTGATCAAGTCATGGACCTCGTGGAGCTGAACCCGTTGAGGAACTCCCTGGTTGGTTTGCCTGGCGTGAGTGGTCTCTCAACTGAACAACGCAAGAGACTTACTATTGCAGTCGAACTAGTGGCTAATCCATCTATAATTTTCATGGATGAGCCTACTTCTGGTTTAGATGCTAGAGCTGCTGCAATTGTTATGAGAACTGTGAGGAACACAGTGGACACAGGAAGAACAGTCGTGTGTACCATCCATCAGCCTAGCATTGACATATTTGAAGCATTTGATGAG CTATTCCTTATGAAGCGTGGAGGGCAAGAAATATACGTTGGACCACTTGGTCGTCATTCtgttcatttgatcaagtatttcgAG AGCATTAATGGGGTGAGTAAAATCAAAGACGGATATAACCCAGCAACATGGATGTTGGAAGTTACATCTACAGCACAAGAATATAATTTGGGTGTTGATTTTACCGACTTGTACAAAAATTCAGATCTATACAG GAGAAACAAACAACTTATACAAGAACTTGGCCAGCCTGCTCCTGGTTCAAAGGATCTTCATTTCGCTACACAATTCTCGCAGTCTTTCTTGGTCCAATGCCAGGCCTGCTTATGGAAGCAACGTTGGTCATATTGGCGTAATCCACCATACACTGCTGTGAGGTTTTTCTTCACCACATTCATAGCCTTGATGTTCGGAACAATGTTTTGGGACCTCGGTGGCAAACA CGAAACTAGACAAAACCTGTTGAATGCTGTGGGTTCAATGTATACTGCTGTTctcttccttggaatacaaaatTCTTCTTCTGTGCAGCCAGTGGTTGCAGTTGAAAGAACTGTATTTTATCGAGAAAAAGCTGCTGGAATGTATTCTGCCTTACCCTATGCAATTTCACAG ATTTTGGTAGAGATACCTTATATCTTTGCTCAAACTGTGGTATATGGAGCTATAGTCTATGCCATGATCGGATTTGACTGGACCGCAGAAAAATTCTTTTGGTATCTATTCTTTATGTTCTTCACATTGCTCTACTTTACCTTCTATGGTATGATGGCTGTGGCAGTGACACCAAATCACCATGTTGCTTCGATCGTGGCTGCTGCATTCTATGCAGTTTGGAACCTCTTTTCAGGATTCGTCGTCGCAAGACCT AGCATTCCAGTATGGTGGAGATGGTACTACTGGGCATGTCCCGTTGCATGGACCATCTACGGATTGGTTGCATCTCAATTTGGAGATATAACTACTGATATGTCTACTGAAAATGGTAAGACGGTGAAAATTTTCATTGAAGACTTTTATGGTATCAAACATGACTTCATAGGAGAGAGTGCAATTGTGGTTGCCGGTATTGCTGTTCTCTTTGCACTTATTTTCGCCGTTGCTATCAAATCCTTCAACTTCCAAAAGAGATAG